Genomic window (Streptosporangium brasiliense):
TCCGGACCGATGACGCCCGGCGAGCTGGGCACGCGCACCGGATTGACGACCGGTCCGACCACCCGGCTGGTCGACCGGCTGGAACAGGCCGGATACGTGCACCGGGCCCCCTCGCCCGACGACCGACGGAAAGTGATCGTCGAACCGGTCGCCAAGCCCGCCAAGCTGGACGAGGTCATGGCCCCCGCCCGGCACAGGATCAGCGAGATCCTCCGCGGCTACTCCCCCGAACAGCTCGAAGTGCTCTTCGACTACTTCACCCGCGCCACCGACGCCTACCATGAGGCCACCGACGACCTGCGCACCGACACCTGACCCCACACCTGTCCCCGACACCTGACCCCGGCACCCGTCCCCCGACACCTGGCCCCGGCACCCCCTGGCCCCCGATCCGGCAGAGGATCATGGACCGGCCGGCAGACCGGCGCGCGTCCGTGGGGCCGGGTCCCACGGCCGAGCGCTCCGGCCGGCGGATCCCGGCCCGTGACCGCCGGACGGTCTGGCGCCAGGCGCCGGGCGGGCCGAGACTGGTCCTGTCATGCGCGGCGACGGGCGGACGCGACGGAGGCGGCGGAGGCGGGATGACGACGGAGCACATCGAAGAGCCCCAGGCGGCGCGGCCGGGGCGACGGCCCGAACTGGACGCGATCCGCACCCTGGTGGTGGTCGGGCTGGTGTTCTTCCATTCGGCGCTGGTGTTCGACACTCGCGACGACTTCTACGTGAAGAACGCCGAGACCACCGAGGCGACCACGGTCGTCGCCGGTCTCGGCGTGGTGTGGGCGATGCCGATGCTCTTCCTCATCGCCGGTCTCGGCTCCTGGCACTCGCTGCGCCGGCGCGGCCCCGCCGGGTTCGCCGCCGAGCGGCTGCGGAGGCTCGGCGTGCCGCTGGTGTTCGCGACACTTACGATCATCCCGGTGCCGCAGTGGCTGCGGCTGCGGGCCGACCCCGGATACCACGAGTCCTACCTGCGATTCCTGCCACAGTTCTTCGACGTGCACCTGGAGCCGGCCGAGTTCCCCTTCGTCGTGCAGGGCAGGTATTTCGAGACCGGGCATCTGTGGTTCGTGGTGCTGCTGCTGGCGTTCTCACTCCTGCTGGCGCCGCTGGCCGGCCGGCTCCCCCGTGACCGCGGCCGCCGGATCCGCGACCGGCTGGTCACCGCGGCACGGTGGCGCGGCGCGGCGCTGCTGCCGGCCGCCCCGGTCGCGGCCGTCAGCGCGCTGCTGGGCCTGGAGGAGGCGTACGCCGGGTGGAGCCGATGGGCGTACCTGCTGTTCTTCCTGTACGGATTCGTGCTCGCCTCCGATGAACGGCTCCGGGCGGCGGTGCGCCGCGACGCGGTGCCGGCCGCCGTGCTCGGCCTGGCCCTGTTCCTGATCGGTATGGTGGGCTTCCTGGCCGTGAGCGACATTCCCGGCGGCGACCCCTTCACGGACATGACCGCGCTCGCCATCGGCGTCCGCACGCTGTACGGCGCGGCGGGCTGGTGCTGGCTGGTCGCGATCACGGGACTCCTCGACCGCCGACGGCCGGCGCCGGCCGCGGCGCAGGACCCGCCACGGAGCCGGGGCCGGCGGCTGTACGGCTATCTGGCCCTCGCCGCGTTGCCGCTGTACATCCTGCACCAGCCGATCGTCGTCGGGGTCGCCTACGGCGTGGTCGGCCGGCAGGCGCCGATGGCGGTCAAATACGCCGTGATCGTCGCGGCCTCCCTTGCCCTGACCGTGGCCGCCTACGACCTGCTGGTGCGCCGCACGAGGGTGACCCGGTCCCTGTTCGGGATGCGCGGCTAGGCGGGCCGCCCCGGCGTCGCCCCCTCCGCGACCCTGCTGCCGCATTACCGCTTCCGGCCATGTTTCGGGTGCCCCCACGAGTGATAAGTAACTCATTACTTCGACAAGTGAGGGGCCATGGGCGACAACACCGAGTTCGAGCTGCGCGGGGTCAACCATCTCGCGCTGGTGTGCTCGGACATGAAGCAGACGGTCGACTTCTACTCCGGCGTCCTGGGCATGCCGCTGATCAAGACCATCGAGCTGCCGATGGGCTGGGGCCAGCACTTCTTCTTCGACTGCGGCGGCGGCAACGCGCTGGCGTTCTTCTGGTTCCCCGACGCCCCGGAGGCGGTGCCCGGCGTCTCGGCGCCGAAGAACCTGCCCGACCGCGGGGAGCTGCTGTCGGCGGTCGGCTCGATGAACCACATCGCCCTCGACGTCGCTCCGGACAAGATCGAGGAATACCGCGACAAGCTGATCGCCAAGGGTGTCGACGTCGGGGTGCTCCTCAACCACGACGACAGCGAGTTCGGCATCGCGCCCACGATGCAGGAGGGGGTGTTCGTCCGGTCGATCTACTTCAAGGATCCCGACGGGATCCTGGTGGAGTTCGCCGCCTGGACCCGCGAGGTCGGCCGGCCCGGCGACGTCCGGCACGAGCCCAGGACCGCGGCGGACAGGACCGTGTGATGCCGCGGCTGCGCCAGGTCCCCCGCGACGAGGTGACCGATCCGCTGACACTGTTCTTCTACGACCGCCTGTTCGGCCCCGACCGGGACCCGGCGGCCGATCCCGGCACCGCGACCGGCTCCCCCGGCGACTGGTGGACGGTCTTCGCCCTGGACCCCGCCATCCTCAAACACTGCGTGAAGGGCTTCCAGCTCTACCGGGAGGCCGGGCTCGACCCCGTGCTGCGCGAGCTGGGCCAGTCGCGGGCCGGATGGGCGCGGGGGAGCCAGTTCGTCTTCTCCCAGCACTGCAAGCAGATGCGGGCGCTCGGGGTGCCGGACGAGAAGGTCCAGGCAGTGGCCTACTGGCAGGTCAGCCCACTCTTCAACGAGATCGAACGGGCCGTGCTGGCCTACACCGACGGTCTGGTGCTCGACGGCGGCCGGGTGCATGACGAGATCTTCGCGGTGCTCAAGGCCCACCTGTCCGACCAGCAGATCCTGGAGCTCACCTACATCACGTGCCTGTATGAAATGCATGCCACGATGTCAAGAGCGCTGCGCCTGGAATTCGACGACCGGCCCGAACAGGTCGTCGAAGTGGACGCTCCTGACGGCTACGGCACCCGCGACATCGCGGACGACCTCCATGTCGGAGGCTGATCTACCGTTCGTCGCGCCAACCACTCCGCTCGGCGATCGGTGACCGCAATGCGACACTCGCATAATTACGCTGCCGGTCAGCTAAGGGGGCGGCTCCAGCCAGCCGCCCTCTCTCCAACTTGAGGAGAGCGTGTTGACCACTCCCGACAGGGACCGGGGCGATCGCAGTCCATGGAATTGGCTGCTGATCCTACCGATCATCCTACCTTTGCTGCCTTTTCTCTTCAACTTCGACGAGCCCCGGATCTTCGGTTTCCCACGGTTCTACTGGCTCCAGTTCGCCTTCATCGCGGTCGGCGTCGTGTGCACCACGGTCGTCTACCAGATGACCAAGCGGAGGCGGTGACCCCGTGAGCGAGCACCTGACTGAGATCATCATTTTCTCCGTGCTGTTCCTGCTCGTCAGCGGCATGGGCTTCGTGGCCGCACGCTGGCGCCGTCCGGACAACCTGGCCACCCTGGACGAGTGGGGGCTGGGCGGCCGGAACTTCGGCGCCTGGATCACCTGGTTCCTCATCGGCGGCGATCTCTACACCGCCTACACCTTCGTGGCCGTGCCCGCCCTGCTCTGGAGCGCGGGCGCGATGGGCTTCTTCGCCGTGCCGTACACGATCGTGGTCTATCCGATCGTGTTCCTGGTGTTGCTGCGGCTCTGGTCGGTCTCGCACGTCCACGGCTTCGTGACCCCCGCCGACTTCGTCCGAGCCCGCTTCGGCTCCCCCACGCTGGCACTGCTGATCGCGATCACCGGAATCGTCGCGACGATGCCCTACATCGCGCTCCAGCTCATCGGCATCGAGGCCGTGCTGAAGTCGATGGGGGTGACCGGCCATCTGCCGATCATCATCGCGTTCGCCATCCTGGCCGCGTACACCTACCAGTCGGGCCTGCGCGCCCCGGCACTGATCGCCTTCGTCAAGGACACGCTGATCTACATCGTGATCCTGGTCGCGATCTTCGCGATCCCCGCCCAGATCGAAGGCGGCTGGTCGGGGATCTTCAGCGCGGCCCAGGCCAAGTTCGACGCCACGCCCGCACCGGGTGACGGCATCCTGCTCAACGCCAACAACCAGCTGCAGTACATCACCCTGGCCCTGGGCTCGGCGCTGGCCCTCTTCCTCTACCCGCACAGCATCACCGGCGTGCTGGCCTCGAAGAACCGTGACGTGATCAAACGGAACATGTCCGCGCTCCCGGCCTACAGCCTGCTGCTCGGCCTGATCGCGCTGCTCGGATACATGGCCATCGCGGCCGGGGTCAAGCCCATCGGCACCGACAACAACACGATCGTGCCCCAGCTCTTCGACAGGATGTTCCCCGACTGGTTCACCGGCGTCGCCTATGCCGCGATCGGCATCGGCGCGCTGGTCCCCGCCGCGATCATGTCGATCGCCGCGGCGAACCTGTTCACCCGTAACATCTACAAGGAGTATCTGAAGCCGGACGCTGACGAGGCCGACGAGGCCCGGGTCTCGAAGATCACCTCGCTGCTCGTCAAGGTCGGCGCGGTGCTGTGCATCCTGTTCCTCGACACCGGTTTCTCCATCGACCTCCAGCTCATCGGCGGCGTCATCATCCTTCAGACGCTCCCGGCGGTGGCGCTCGGCCTCTACACCCGCTGGTTCCACCGCGGCGGCCTCGTCGCCGGATGGGTCGCGGGCATGGCCGCCGGGGTGCTGCTGCTCTACAACATCGGCAACCCGGTCACCGGCAAGCTGCACTTCGCCGGGTCGGCGTTCCCGCTGGAGAAGCTCGGCCTGGACACCAAGATGACCATCTACGCGGGCGTCCTCGCCCTGGGCGTCAACCTGATCGTCGCCGTCGCCGGCACGTTCATCGCCCGCGGCCTCAAGGTGGCCGAGGGCGACGACGCCACCCGGGCCGACCACTACCTCGCCGACGAGGGCGACCCCCGCATCAAGGAGCTCGACCTCACCACCCCCTGACCTCCCGTACGGCCCGCACCCGCGTAGACGGATGCGGGCCGTACAGAGCCCGGCCACAAAACATGCATTTCCTACTTGATTAGTTGACAATTATCGATGGGGAGACCTACGTTGAACGCGTGACCCTCCGGCTGTACCTCACGACACGCCACCACGTGGACCTCTGCCGCGTGGCCAGCGCGCTGTGTCCTTCCGTCGTGACCTTCGTCGACCGCCCGCCGCTGGCCTCGGTGCTGCGCGCCGTGACCGTCCCTCCGGCCGGCGGCGACACCCTGTGGGCCAACACGGTGACCGCCTACGAGAACCTGCCGCGGGAGCTGGCCGACCTGGTCGAGAACCTGCGCGCCGTCCACACCAACCAGTTCGACTACGCCAGAATCGCCGCCTCCGCCGATCCCGAGCGGACCCGTCAATACGCCGAGGTCTTCGCCTCCACCGTGTTCGAGACCGAGCATCCCGTCGTCCGGGTCCACCCGGAGACGGGTGAGTGGTCGATCCTGCTGGGCGACTTCGCCAAACGCGTCGTCGGCCTGCCCACGGACATCTCCGCCGCCGTGATCCGCCTGATCCAGGAGCAGGTCACCCAGGTCGAGAACACCGTCCGCTGGCGGTGGTCCCCGGGCGACGTCGCGATCTGGGACAACCGGGCGACCCAGCACCGGGTCGTGCACGACTTCGACGGCCGGCCCCGCCGCCTGCACCGGGTCACCGTCGCGGGTGACGTCCCGGTAGGCGTGGACGGCCGCCCGAGCACGGCCCTGTCCGGCGACGCCTCGTCATACTCCTCGCTCGTCGCCGCCTGAGAGACCTCCCGATCCAGCCCGCCCGGTCTCCTCCGCCGGGCGGGCTTTCCGGGGAAAGGCCCAAAAAGCCCCCGGAACGCAGGAAAGGCCACCCCCGAAGGGATGGCCTTTCCTGAATGATTGTCCGGCGGCGACCTACTCTCCCACACCGTCCCCGGTGCAGTACCATCGGCGCTGAAGAGCTTAACTTCCGGGTTCGGAATGTAACCGGGTGTTTCCCCTTCGCCATAACCGCCGTAACACTATGAAACTGTCAAACACACACGTGTCGCGGTGTTCGCTGTTTCAGAATCGCATAGTGGACGCGGGCAACAACCCTGATCACGCGCTGCTCCGGACCCGGCGAAGGGACCAAAGCGCTGCAGTGACCAAGAATATGCTTTGTGGTCAAGTCCTCGGCCTATTAGTACCGGTCAGCTCCACACATTACTGTGCTTCCACCTCCGGCCTATCAACCCAATCGTCTATTGGGAGCCTTACCCCTCACGGGTGGGAGACCTCATCTCAAGGCGAGCTTCCCGCTTAGATGCTTTCAGCGGTTATCCCTTCCGAACGTAGCCAACCAGCCGTGCTCCTGGCGGAACAACTGGCACACCAGAGGTTCGTCCGTCCCGGTCCTCTCGTACTAGGGACAGCTCCTTTCAAGTCTCCTGCGCGCGCAGCGGATAGGGACCGAACTGTCTCGCGACGTTCTAAACCCAGCTCGCGTACCGCTTTAATGGGCGAACAGCCCAACCCTTGGGACCTACTCCAGCCCCAGGATGCGACGAGCCGACATCGAGGTGCCAAACCATCCCGTCGATATGGACTCTTGGGGAAGATCAGCCTGTTATCCCCGGGGTACCTTTTAGCCGTTGAGCGACGGCGCTTCCACAAGCCACCGCCGGATCACTAGTCCCAGCTTTCGCTCCTGCTCGACCCGTCGGTCTCACAGTCAAGCTCCCTTGTGCACTTACACTCGACACCTGATTGCCAACCAGGCTGAGGGAACCTTTGGGCGCCTCCGTTACTCTTTAGGAGGCAACCGCCCCAGTTAAACTACCCACCAGACACTGTCCCTGATCCGGATCACGGACCGAAGTTAGACGTCCAAAACGACCAGAGTGGTATTTCACCAATGACTCCACCATCACTAGCGTGACAGCTTCACCGTCTCCCACCTATCCTACACAAACCGTTCCAAACGCCAATGTCAAGCTGTAGTGAAGGTCCCGGGGTCTTTCCGTCCTGCTGCGCGTAACGAGCATCTTTACTCGTAGTGCAATTTCGCCGGGTCTGCGGTTGAGACAGCGGGGAAGTCGTTACGCCATTCGTGCAGGTCGGAACTTACCCGACAAGGAATTTCGCTACCTTAGGATGGTTATAGTTACCACCGCCGTTTACTGGCGCTTAAGTTCTCAGCTTCGCCACATTACTGCAGCTAACCGGTCCCCTTAACGTTCCAGCACCGGGCAGGCGTCAGTCCGTATACATCGTCTTACGACTTCGCACGGACCTGTGTTTTTAGTAAACAGTCGCTTCCCCCTGGCCTCTGCGACCCCCACCAGCTCAGGGAGCAAGTCCCATCACCAGCGAAGGCCCCCCTTCTCCCGAAGTTACGGGGGCAATTTGCCGAGTTCCTTAACCGCAGTTCACCCGATCGCCTTGGTATTCTCTACCTGACCACCTGAGTCGGTTTCGGGTACGGGCCGCCACGACACTCACTAGAGGCTTTTCTCGGCAGCATAGGATCACCCACTTCGCCACAATCGGCTCGGCATCACATCTCAGGATACATGGACCGCGGATTTGCCTACGGTCCTCCCTACATGCTTACCCCAGGACTACCATCGCCTGGGCTGGGCTACCTTCCTGCGTCACCCCATCGCTTACCTACTACCAGATCAGGCCAGGCGTTCACTCTGACGCCGCCCCCGAAGGGGCAACCGAGTTAAGGACCCTTAGTATCACTGGATTCAGTATTGGCGCATCGTAGCGGGTACGGGAATATCAACCCGTTGTCCATCGACTACGCCTGTCGGCCTCGCCTTAGGTCCCGACTTACCCTGGGCGGATTAGCCTGCCCCAGGAACCCTTGGTCATCCGGCGCAGAAGTTTCTCACTTCTGATTCGCTACTCATGCCTGCATTCTCACTCGCACGGCCTCCACAACTAGATCACTCTGCTGCTTCGCCGGCCGCACGACGCTCCCCTACCCATCCACACACCTAAACCACAAAGGCTCGGACACATGTGTGAATGCCACGACTTCGGCGGTGTACTTGAGCCCCGCTACATTGTCGGCGCGGAATCACTTGACCAGTGAGCTATTACGCACTCTTTCAAGGGTGGCTGCTTCTAAGCCAACCTCCTGGTTGTCACTGCGACTCCACATCCTTTCCCACTTAGCACACGCTTAGGGGCCTTAGTCGGTGGTCTGGGCTGTTTCCCTCTCGACTACGGAGCTTATCCCCCGCAGTCTCACTGCTACGCTCTCACTTACCGGCATTCGGAGTTTGGCTGACGTCAGTAACCTTGTCGGGCCCATCGGCCATCCAGTGCTCTACCTCCGGCAAGAAACACGTAACGCTGCACCTAAATGCATTTCGGGGAGAACCAGCTATCACGGAGTTTGATTGGCCTTTCACCCCTAAACACAGGTCATCCCCCAGGTTTTCAACCCTGGTGGGTTCGGTCCTCCACGCGGTCTTACCCGCGCTTCAACCTGCCCATGCCTAGATCACTCCGCTTCGGGTCTACAGCATGCGACTCAAACGCCCTATTCAGACTCGCTTTCGCTACGGCTCCCCCACACGGGTTAACCTCGCCACACACCATAACTCGCAGGCTCATTCTTCAAAAGGCACGCAGTCACATCACAGACGCCCGAAGACGTCTACGCTCCTACGGCTTGTAGGCACACGGTTTCAGGTACTATTTCACGACCCCTCACCGGGGCGCTTTTCACCTTTCCCTCACGGTACTTGTTCACTATCGGTCATCAGGGAGTATTTAGGCTTACCAGGTGGTCCTGGCAGATTCACACAGGATTTCTCGGGCCCCGTGCTACTTGGGATCCCCTCAAACAGTCGACAAGATTTCGCCTACCCGGCTCTCACGGTCTCCGGCGCAACTTCCCAGAAGCTTCGACTATCCCATCGATTTCTCACTGCCTGGAGGAGCGGCAGCTCCTCCCAGAGGGTCCCACAACCCCGCACACGCAACGCCTGCCGGCTATCACACGCATACGGTTTAGCCTCTTCCGCTTTCGCTCACCACTACTCACGGAATCACTAATTTGTTTTCTCTTCCTACGGGTACTGAGATGTTTCACTTCCCCGCGTTACCACCAACCGCCCTATACATTCAGGCGGAGGCAACACCACATGACTGGTGCTAGGTTTCCCCATTCGGACATCCCCGGATCAAAGTCAGGTTGGCGACTCCCCGGGGCTTAACGCAGCCTCCCACGTCCTTCATCGGCTCCTGATGCCAAGGCATCCACCGTGTGCCCTAAAAAACTTGGCCACAAAGATGCTCGCGTCCACTATGCAAATCTCAAACAACAAACAGCGACCGCACCCACCCCACCACCAAACACCCACACCAGAAGCTGAGGCAAAACCCCAACCCCGGCCAGGCCGGTATGACAGGAGGACGGTCCCGCACGAGGTCACACAGACCACGAAGCCCGCCACAGGCAGGCTCCGCATCCGGTCCGTTTCCTCAGGACCCAACAGTGTGTCCGGAACCCCGGAACCCCTCGACCCGCGTTCCCACTCCCGACCCTCACGAGGAGGATGGGCGGTACTAGCCGGTCAGCGATCCCGCTGAACCGATTAGCCAGTGCTCCACTAATGAGCGCGTCATGTGCAGAACACGCGCCTGCAGACATGACCTGGACCAGACCCTCAAGCTGAGGATGTGGCCGATGCTCCTTAGAAAGGAGGTGATCCAGCCGCACCTTCCGGTACGGCTACCTTGTTACGACTTCGTCCCAATCGCCAGCCCCACCTTCGACCGCTCCCCCCACAAGTGGTTGGGCCACGGGCTTCGGGTGTTGCCGACTTTCGTGACGTGACGGGCGGTGTGTACAAGGCCCGGGAACGTATTCACCGCAGCGTTGCTGATCTGCGATTACTAGCGACTCCGACTTCATGGGGTCGAGTTGCAGACCCCAATCCGAACTGAGACCGGCTTTTTGGGATTCGCTCCACCTCACGGTATCGCAACCCTCTGTACCGGCCATTGTAGCATGTTTGCAGCCCAAGACATAAGGGGCATGATGACTTGACGTCATCCCCACCTTCCTCCGAGTTGACCCCGGCAGTCTCCAATGAGTCCCCACCACCCCACAAGGGAGCGTGCTGGCAACATTGAACAAGGGTTGCGCTCGTTGCGGGACTTAACCCAACATCTCACGACACGAGCTGACGACAGCCATGCACCACCTGTCACCCGATCCGAAGAGGCACCCATCTCTGAGTGTTTCCGGGCGATGTCAAGCCTTGGTAAGGTTCTTCGCGTTGCGTCGAATTAAGCAACATGCTCCGCCGCTTGTGCGGGCCCCCGTCAATTCCTTTGAGTTTTAGCCTTGCGGCCGTACTCCCCAGGCGGGGCGCTTAATGCGTTAGCTACGGCGCGGAAACCGTGGAAGGTCCCCACACCTAGCGCCCAACGTTTACAGCGTGGACTACCAGGGTATCTAATCCTGTTCGCTCCCCACGCTTTCGCTCCTCAGCGTCAGGTAAGGCCCAGAGAACCGCCTTCGCCACCGGTGTTCCTCCTGATATCTGCGCATTTCACCGCTACACCAGGAATTCCGTTCTCCCCTACCTACCTCTAGCCAGCCCGTATCGAATGCAGACCTGGAGTTAAGCCCCAAGCTTTCACACCCGACGTGACAAGCCACCTACGAGCTCTTTACGCCCAATAATTCCGGACAACGCTTGCGCCCTACGTATTACCGCGGCTGCTGGCACGTAGTTAGCCGGCGCTTCTTCTGCAGGTACACGTCAA
Coding sequences:
- a CDS encoding MarR family winged helix-turn-helix transcriptional regulator — encoded protein: MSTSAMRPDAGAVYRRYLSAVMLHGHASAKACELGATDLYALNILELSGPMTPGELGTRTGLTTGPTTRLVDRLEQAGYVHRAPSPDDRRKVIVEPVAKPAKLDEVMAPARHRISEILRGYSPEQLEVLFDYFTRATDAYHEATDDLRTDT
- a CDS encoding VOC family protein, whose protein sequence is MGDNTEFELRGVNHLALVCSDMKQTVDFYSGVLGMPLIKTIELPMGWGQHFFFDCGGGNALAFFWFPDAPEAVPGVSAPKNLPDRGELLSAVGSMNHIALDVAPDKIEEYRDKLIAKGVDVGVLLNHDDSEFGIAPTMQEGVFVRSIYFKDPDGILVEFAAWTREVGRPGDVRHEPRTAADRTV
- the mctP gene encoding monocarboxylate uptake permease MctP produces the protein MSEHLTEIIIFSVLFLLVSGMGFVAARWRRPDNLATLDEWGLGGRNFGAWITWFLIGGDLYTAYTFVAVPALLWSAGAMGFFAVPYTIVVYPIVFLVLLRLWSVSHVHGFVTPADFVRARFGSPTLALLIAITGIVATMPYIALQLIGIEAVLKSMGVTGHLPIIIAFAILAAYTYQSGLRAPALIAFVKDTLIYIVILVAIFAIPAQIEGGWSGIFSAAQAKFDATPAPGDGILLNANNQLQYITLALGSALALFLYPHSITGVLASKNRDVIKRNMSALPAYSLLLGLIALLGYMAIAAGVKPIGTDNNTIVPQLFDRMFPDWFTGVAYAAIGIGALVPAAIMSIAAANLFTRNIYKEYLKPDADEADEARVSKITSLLVKVGAVLCILFLDTGFSIDLQLIGGVIILQTLPAVALGLYTRWFHRGGLVAGWVAGMAAGVLLLYNIGNPVTGKLHFAGSAFPLEKLGLDTKMTIYAGVLALGVNLIVAVAGTFIARGLKVAEGDDATRADHYLADEGDPRIKELDLTTP
- a CDS encoding DUF3311 domain-containing protein produces the protein MLTTPDRDRGDRSPWNWLLILPIILPLLPFLFNFDEPRIFGFPRFYWLQFAFIAVGVVCTTVVYQMTKRRR
- a CDS encoding carboxymuconolactone decarboxylase family protein; the protein is MPRLRQVPRDEVTDPLTLFFYDRLFGPDRDPAADPGTATGSPGDWWTVFALDPAILKHCVKGFQLYREAGLDPVLRELGQSRAGWARGSQFVFSQHCKQMRALGVPDEKVQAVAYWQVSPLFNEIERAVLAYTDGLVLDGGRVHDEIFAVLKAHLSDQQILELTYITCLYEMHATMSRALRLEFDDRPEQVVEVDAPDGYGTRDIADDLHVGG
- a CDS encoding acyltransferase family protein, with amino-acid sequence MTTEHIEEPQAARPGRRPELDAIRTLVVVGLVFFHSALVFDTRDDFYVKNAETTEATTVVAGLGVVWAMPMLFLIAGLGSWHSLRRRGPAGFAAERLRRLGVPLVFATLTIIPVPQWLRLRADPGYHESYLRFLPQFFDVHLEPAEFPFVVQGRYFETGHLWFVVLLLAFSLLLAPLAGRLPRDRGRRIRDRLVTAARWRGAALLPAAPVAAVSALLGLEEAYAGWSRWAYLLFFLYGFVLASDERLRAAVRRDAVPAAVLGLALFLIGMVGFLAVSDIPGGDPFTDMTALAIGVRTLYGAAGWCWLVAITGLLDRRRPAPAAAQDPPRSRGRRLYGYLALAALPLYILHQPIVVGVAYGVVGRQAPMAVKYAVIVAASLALTVAAYDLLVRRTRVTRSLFGMRG
- a CDS encoding TauD/TfdA dioxygenase family protein, yielding MTLRLYLTTRHHVDLCRVASALCPSVVTFVDRPPLASVLRAVTVPPAGGDTLWANTVTAYENLPRELADLVENLRAVHTNQFDYARIAASADPERTRQYAEVFASTVFETEHPVVRVHPETGEWSILLGDFAKRVVGLPTDISAAVIRLIQEQVTQVENTVRWRWSPGDVAIWDNRATQHRVVHDFDGRPRRLHRVTVAGDVPVGVDGRPSTALSGDASSYSSLVAA